The Eschrichtius robustus isolate mEscRob2 chromosome 16, mEscRob2.pri, whole genome shotgun sequence DNA segment ATTCATCTTCCTTTGCAGATACCCTTTGGTATAAAAAAGGCCAGCCTGCAGGTGTTTGTTGTTTACAAACAGGCATCGTCTGCATTcggtgcacacacactcacacacacgtgcACTTTGAATCTGCTGCTCTTCTGCCCTTAGAACTGCCACCAGCCTTCCAAGGAAACTCAAAATGCTTGCTGTCATTTCACTCTTGTGGCAGCATTTCAGCCCAGGCCTCTGACCTGGGTGTGTGCTCGCCTGGGTGCAGATGGCTCTGGAATCGGTGTGCCTGGGGACCCCACAGGGCGACAGCAGGTCTGGGGTCGGGTGACATTTAGGGTGCAGTCCCGTCCACCGGCCAGGCTTGACCTGATTCCCTTTGGGGTGGGTCAGGCatcccccctcccttctcctggtGGGTCTCCTGAGCCGGGATGGGCTTAAATAAACAAGCTCCCCACCCACCGTGGGAGGAACCTTGGCCTTACCCTAAGGTGGCTACATGCTGTGGCCACACACCCCGACCCCAGATTCAGCCCTTGGAAAATGCCTGAACCCCTGGTCTGAGATCAGGATCGGGTGTCAGCCCCCAGGCTTCGGCCCCTCCTCAGGGTGGTCTCTGGGTCTGGGGTGGGCAGCTTCCTGCCCCAGGAGTGGCGTTAGGAGCTCACATTTGGGTCAAGGTCATGGATGTTAAGAGGAGTGATTAGATGGCAACTTGATGGTCTGTCCTCCCCTGGCCCTTGGGATTCAGCGCCCTCGGGGAATTGAGTGAAATCCACAGAAATGCGCTGATACGTACCCCCCAGGGCACAGTTGGGGGTTTGGGGTCTACAGGGATAAAGATGTCCTTCCTTTTTGTTCCCCTGAGAAtgtttctggaaaagaaatgtaAGGAATGCGCAAGCTCAGTCAGTGCTGAAAAGGAAATAGAACTTCATATGTTTGGTAAAGagactgtacttttttttttttttttttttttggccatgtggcatggcatgcgggatcttagttccccaacctgggaaCGAACCCaggcccgctgcagtggaagcacagagtcctaaccactggaccaccagggaagtcctgagagtgTACTTTTTAACAGTGTTTTATTGAACTGGATCTGTGCTGTGTCCTTAGTTATATGGCAGCCTGCAGATCCCCGTTCTGTAGCATAGTGAGGGTGCCTAGCttcctcagggtcacacagcgcTGAGGCTCCTCCCGCATGTGTCAGAGCCAAGGGCCTGTGCCCTTTTCACGCTTGGCCCCCAGAGGCCCCGAGTGTGTCTTGCCGTGCCTGCCCCAGGAGGTGTGCTTGGAAGTCAGAGATGGAGAGGGCGTGGAAGTCATGGTGTGCCCACAGGTTGTGACCTTGAATTAATGTTTCACGGctcagggggcggggtgggggaagaTGAGATTATTTCGTATCACCGAGAGGAGTGACGTCCTGTTTTATTGCCCAAGTTCAAAGTATCTTGGCCCAGTAGCTGGTAGGGAAGGAGGCCGGGCCCGTTGGGCTCCACAGACTATGGCCTGTTCACCCAGCCCTCGGTAGTGGTGTCCTGCCCGGAGTCCCCTTCGGTGGAGACCTGCCCGCCTGCTGCTGGGTTCTGCTTTCCAGACCGGCCTGGGGGTGTTCATGTGTACAGGCCTGGCCGTGAAGTCGTTCCCCTTCTTTGCTCTCCTTGCTCTGCTGAAGGACCTTCTCTGGACAGGGCTGTTGTTTATTCTCCCCAGGCACCTGCATCAGTCAGGGGCCCTGACCATGGAGGCCCTGCAGGATCCTCCCCCAGACCCCGTGGAGGGCATGGAAGAGGACATTGCTGACAAGGTAGGCCCTGGATGCATGGCAGGGCTGGAGGGCCACGTGTGGACAACTCAGCGGCCTCGGGCGCAGGCCCCTGGTGGGTGTGTTGGGTGAGGTGTGCAGAGGGCACAGCGGGAGGTGGTGATGGCACCGTCGGGGCTGCGCCGTCCGCCAGCCCTGATGATCTCTGGCGGGTTTCCTCGGGTTGGCAGCCGTGGGGTGAACAGGAGAGGTGTCACATTGTCCATGGAGAGGTGCCGGCCAAGGAGGCGGGAGGGCCTGCAGCCTGCAGTGATCCTAGAGCCAGGACGGTGGAATCGGCCACTCCTGAGAGGTTGCCGGGGGCAGGGCAGCCTCCCCGTGGCCAAGGCCCCGGGGCTCCAGGACCAGCTCCAGGACGTGCAGGGGCAGGGTGGCCACAGACCCCCCCCCAccttctctcccacctccttCTGTCCCCCTCGcccacctccccctgccccccacctcctggACCTCTACAGCACCTCCAGCATCTCAGCTCTGCAGAGCCCTCCCCAGCTCTCTGGTCTGGCCGTCACGCCTCCCACCGCCTGGTGAGCGTGTCTGGCTCCAAACCCTGGGCCTTTCTGTCACTCGAGTCCCCAGCGTGAGCCGCCTCTGTGGGCTGTGTCTGGCAGAGCAGTGGCCCTGCCTGCGGCCCCTCAGCTCCTCTGCCTTTGAGGTTCGAGGGCACCGCGTGCTCCCTGTCCTCACTGGTGCCCATGGGGCTGCGCTGCCTCGTTCACGGGGCGTGTCCAGCCTGGTGGGCGTGGCCTCCAGGACAGTCTGCGTGGGGCACACACTCTCCCGCCCCCTTGATTCTCAAGCCACCATCTTGCTCCCCAGGTTGTCTTCCTGGAGAAGCGAGTGTCGGAGCTGGAAAAGGACACGGCTGCCAACGGGGAGCAGCACAGCCGGCTGAGGCAGGAGAACCTCCAGCTGGTGCACAGGTGAGCGCAGGCCTCTTAGTGGGGTGTGATCCGCCCCCTGGTTGTTCTCCTCCCCTCAGGTTCTCTGAGCACCACCCTCCATCCAGCTGCTGGGGGCCAGCTCGCTGGATGATGTGGGGTGAGCAAGGCTCTCGCGGAGGGCTCTCCCCAGAGGAAAGGGTGAGGGAGGGACCTCTCAGGAGAAGCCGGGGCCGACACCCTGCCTGCAGAGTGCCCGGCTGGGATTCCCATCTGGGGGTGTCTGGCGTGTGCCCCGCTTCCAAGACCCGTCCTGACCAAAGGCGCGCCCCCCACCCCACGCAGGCTTGCTTCCATCTCCGCATCTCCTGGACGAGGAAACCGAGGCAGTAAGTGGGGGCTCTGGGGCGGGGCCAGtgcctccagagctccctgtgctcgggTACTTGACCCACCCTTGAAGCATGGGGTCCTCCTGGGGTGTAGCAGCGCGACCGAGCCCCACGTGGGAGCTGCGAGCTCTGAGTTAGAAATAACAGCTGTGTGGAAGTCGGTGTAAGGAGGGAGCAGGCGCTTCCCCATCTCCGGTTTTGCAGACTTTTCACAGCACATGGTGTGGTTTTCGGTGTTGGGAAGCCGGTCACGCTGTGTACCTCACCCCAGTTTGCATCGCTTCTCCTGCAGAGGACAAGGGACTTGGCCCGTGTGCAGCCGGAGGCTTGGGGTCACAGACCCCTTTCAGGAGGTCCAGAGGCTGGGAGCACGGCATGTGGTCTAGGCGAAGCCTGGCCCTGCCGAACCCTCTGCAGCCCCGGACTCCTCGCCCTCCGAGCACTTGTACCAGCGCTGGACACGGGCCCTGAGGCTCCAGGGGACGCTGGCCTCCTGTTGTGGCTTCTCCTGGGCGAGATGGGCCTTCATGACCTGTCCTCCTGCTCTTGGAGGCTGGGAACCGGGATGTGCCATGTTGTCCTGGGCGCCTCGCCCGCTGCTATAACAGAGCAGCAGAAGCATGTTCTCCTGTGTGGTCGAGACCCTGGCTCGGGGGCCGCCCGCTTTCCTGCCCGTGGCCCTGCTGCAGAGCCAGGGGTGGGGTCAGCCCTGCTCGTGCGAGGGCTGGGGCTCCAGTGCTGCGTCTGCAGGGCATTCCTTACTCCCTCCCTGTCCTTGTCCAGGGAGATCTGGATGGGCCACCAGACTCCTTTCTCCAGCTGACCGGAGGTTCATCTCATCCAATGGGCATTTATCAGTTATCCACATATGTGGTAGAAAGTCCACACTTTGTGCCCCGCCTGGCCACCCAGCCCCGGGGCCTGTCATATCCACTTCCTGGGGCCGTTTCTGCCAGTGTTTGCCTAAGTTCCCCTCAAGCACACACTCCTGCCGCTGCTGCTTGGCGTTTCCCAGCCGCACTGACCCGCCGCACTGCTCTCCTTTCCCTCCATCCCAGGAGTTCCACCTGCTTTCTCCACATCTGGTTTCTTATTCTCCAGATCCCGCATTTCTTCTTTGCTTACTCACTTTCTGAGCAGATGCCCTGCTCGCAGCATAGGAGCCAGGCTTCCTAAGGCCTCACATGTCTGAAAACGGGGTTGTGTCGtgtccccccgccacccccaccatcGACAGTGTGGCTGAGTCTGGGATGCCGCTgggagctgggtccctgggagctgGCTCCGCTGCCGTCTGTCCCGTCTGTGACCAGGGCCCTGGCACCGCTGGGCTCACTGCTCTGTGAGGTCCTGTTCTCTCCCGACGCTGTGAGGGTCTCTTGTTGTTTCCTGTGCTGAGGGCACGTGGTTTCCAGCCTTTAAATCTGGAAAACGTGTCTCTCAgagtttcttccattttcttgtcTGTCTGAACTTCTGTTAATCAGATATCAGACCTTATGGACcttccttctcattttctttacttCCTTATTCTCtacctttctcatttttctttttttctgtgtaataatctttggttttctccttcagttattctgttgaatttaaaattttgtcgTGTCGTAGTTTTAATTGCTAAGAGTTACTTCTGTTACCCATTCCTTCTGCGATAGCTGCTCCTGTTTCGTGGACGTGGTGTCTCAGGCCTCTGAGGGTGATAGTTACAGGGCTTCTGTGGTATTTCCCGCGTGATGTGTGTCTCCTTCAGGTcgttttttctgtttgctttgacCACTTTGTATTAAGAGCTTTCCTGTGATGTCTGGTGGTCTTTGGCTGTCTGTTCACTCTTGGGTGCGAAGTACCAAAAAGCAGATGAGAAGCCGTGTGTGGACGGGCAGCTTGGGGGCATGGGCTCCGGCCGTCCACAGGCAGGGCCCGGAGCCCTTCTCTGTGGTTTGGTCCATTCCTGTCTCCTGCACGTGGGAGTGGTGGTCTGGGAAGAGGCCAGGGTCAGGGTCCCCATGTGTATCTTCCTTCTGTCCCCATGTTCTTGCTATACCTGCCTTCGAGTCTGCCACGGCTGACCTGGGTGGGGTGGGTCTGTACACCATGTCTCCAGCCTGGAGTATCAGTGCGAGGTGCCCTGGGGCCAGGCACCTTGTGGGCTTGTGCCCGGGAGGGTCTCCTGCCCACACCCAGCGAGCAGGAGGCAACTGTGGGTGCAGGCCAGGATGGGGGTAAGTTCCCCTGGGAATGATGTCCTTGCTGTCAGGACTGTGCCGTGGTCTGAAGGCCAGGCACCCTCAGTGTGAGGTGAAGGCTGTTTGGGGGATACATGTCCTGCTTCAGAACTGCCCTTGACTAGAGCTGTGGGCCATTGGGGGACGTCTCAGTGCCTTCCTGTCCCCCCTCTGGGCAGGGCCGCTCTCTCCAGCTCCAGGCGCAGCATCTCAGGAcggtttctcccctccccctctgccttgCAGAGCCAACGCCCTGGAGGAGCAGCTCAAGGAGCAGGAGCTGAGAGCCTGCGAGATGGTCCTGGAGGAGACACGCAAGCAGAAGGAGCTCCTGTGCAAGATGGAGCGAGAGAAGAGCATCGAGATCGAGAACCTGCAGGccaggtgggggagaggggggacGGGGGACCCGCGGGCCAGGTTGGGGAGAGGGGGCTAGGGGACCCGCGGGCCAGGTGGAGGAGAGGGGGACCAGGGACCCGCAGGCCAGGTTGGGGAGAGGGGGACGGGGGACCCGCAGGTCAGGTGGGGGAGAGGGCTGATGAGAAATGCAGCTGGGCTCTCACCACAACAGCTGGCCACCCCAGGAGGGCACGATACCTAGGAACAAATTTGATTTTACAAACAGTGGAAAAACCTTcgtgaagaaaactaaaaaattctACTGAAGGCCACAAAGTATTTGAAGGCAAAGACTGACACTACCTGGATGTCACTTCCTCTAATCTTTCTCCAGTGGATGCTGCACCATTCAAAATCAAagtcaaaatctttttttaaggcAACTTGAGAAAATTACCCCTATGCTTCCCTGAAGGCATAAGCCTTAGATGAGTCAGGAAAAGGGGAACATACTCTGTGCAGACACCCCACAAAGGCACAGGAGTGGACCAGGAACTCGGGCTGGGGGCGTTCACTCACGGTGACACGTGGATCTCAAACGTTGTTTGTCAAAGAAAACCAGCagagaacctaaatgtccacaagTCAACAGTCACCTGGAGGTTCCTGCTCGTCCTCCCCCTGCAGAGCTCGCTTCTGGGTGGGTAGTGACGGGGAGGCGGGTATTTCACAGTCTTTTTAACTGAACAGGCACCACTCTCAGCCTTCAACGTGCAGCCGTTTTACACTCGTGAACGACAACTCCAGGCTCTTTAGCATGTGTTTATCTCCAGCTCTTAAAGctggaaaataaattttgacACATTTTCAACAGTGGGAGGTGGCAGGAGGGGCTGCACACAGAGCTGTGCTGGGGTCTCCCTGGACGGGAGGCCTCCCCGGGGGCAGGCCTGCGGTGTCACCTCCCGGGAAAGCCTTCTTCCTGGGCCTCGGCACAGTGCCGTCCAGTGGACCCGCGGGCCACAGCCTCTCCGTGGGGCCCTGTCCACCGGGCTGTGGGTGCCTAGGGGCGGGCCGTCCTGCCTCCCGTGTCTGCCAGCACCAGAGCCTGCACGGCAGGGGGCATCCTGCTGGCCAAGTGGGACATCCTGCTGGCTGAGTGGGACAGCATATTCAGGGGCCCGAGGTGGACAGGGCCTCATGAGGCCCTCACAGAGCGAGATGGGACtcggggtcaccactgcctgctCTTTGCACCTCAGTTAGCAGCTCCATGTGCCTGGACCCTGATGGCCTCCCTCAGCTCCCTGGGGTTCTTGGCGGGGTGAGGACAGCGGGGCCATGGAAGGAACTGGGGCTTCTTGGAGAAGGGCTGGGTCTGTGGCTGGCACAGAGGAAAACCGGCAGAGCCTGGAGTGCCAGGAAGCAGGGAGGTGCTTGAACAGAAGCACACACAGACGACGGTGTGTCATGGCTCCCAGTGGGCATAGCTGGGGCACGGCAGGAACCGCCATCCAGAGTGTAACCCAACGTGGACTCCTGCAGAGGAGACCAAATAACACACAGACATGCCCGCTCGGGGGTCCCTGGAGCGTGGACTGGACCCCGTGACTGGCCTCCAGACGACAGAGAAGGGACGGGAGAAGGAGAACTCGACAGAGGAGACACCTGGCAGACACACCCCAACCAGGCAATCCAGGTCAACATCACCCGTGATGCAAAGGGTACCTCTCCTCTGTGGGATTCTCCCCAAACCCACAACCTTTCCAGTCATGAGAAGACACCAGACAAACCCAATCTGAGGGACATTTTACCAAATACATGACCAGACCTGCTcagaactgtcaaggtcatgaagagccagggaagtccagaggcTGCTGCAGACCAGAGGGGACAGAGGAGCCATGACAGCTAATGCGGTGCGGGGACCCCAGACGGGAAGGGGCGCTGGTGGGAAAGCTGTGTTGAGTCCATGGGTTGGTCATTCGCGTTTCCAGTGTGGGTGTGATGAACGCCACGATGCTGAGCAGATGCCTGGAGAAGCCGAAAGGGGCTCAGGGTCCGTGGGACTCGCTCTGTGTCTGCAGCTTCTCTGTAAACCGGAGGTGTGTGGAGACACCATCCTGGCTTACGAGAAGCTTTGGCCCAGGACCCTCGTGTGGGTGCGTGTGGCGGTCGGGGGACAGCTCCGCGGGTCCCAGCCTTGTTCTTGTGCCCCAGGCTGCAGCAGCTGGACGAGGAGAACAGTGAGCTGAGGTCCTGCACGCCCTGCCTGAAGGCCAGCATCGAGCGCCTGGAGGAGGTGAGCTGCCGGCAGCCTCCGCCCCGGGTGCCTGTGGGCCATCGGGACCTGAGACAGGTTCTCCAAAGCAGGGCAGCCGCACTGTTGGCCGAtgggcctgcaggggtgtggccGGCCAAGGGGTGCGCCTGCAGGCCAGGGAGCTGTGCTGCTCGAGAGTAGGCTGGTGACACCGGGCCCTGCGGCCCCGGGGGTGAGGGAGCCAGGACACGCTGGGCCTGGCCGTCCCTTTGCTGGAAGATGCGCGACCCTGCCCGGCTTCCCGGCATCCTTGGGCCTGGAGAGTCACGCATAGATTAACCCCTGGTTTGAATCTAGGATGATGTCCTTGAGGGGCTGACTTCAGCTTGACCCCCTGTGCCCCGtggtcccctccccacccagggacCCCTGGGCAACTCTGCACCCTGAGGACATCTGAGAGCACTTGGGCTCTGGCCTCCTCCAAGAAACCATCCCGGGCGCCTCGCAGGCCCACCTGCCACGTGTCGGGTGCAGACAGCTGAGGAGACCTGCATGGACGGGCGGCAGACGGGCATGTCTCCGGCAACTGTTTCGTTCTCGCAGGAGAAGCAGAAGCTGCTGGATGAGATTGAGGAGCTGTCGCTGCGGCTCAGTGAGGAACAGGAGAACAGGAGGAagctgggggacaggctgagccacGAGAGGCACCAGTTCCAGAGGGACAAGGAGGCGACCCAGGAGGTGAGCACAGAGCCCCGAGGTCCCCCCCCCCATTGGCGTTCAGACCGCCCCAGAGGTCCTGAAGCCAAGCTGAGACAACCCTCGCTGCTGCAGCTGATCGAGGACCTGCGCAAGCAGCTGGAGCATCTGCAGCTCTTCAAGCTGGAGGCCGAGCAGAGGAGGGGCCGCAGCAGCAGCGCAGGCCTGCAGGAGTACAACAGCCGCACGCGGGAAAGTGAGCTGGAGCAGGAGGTCCGGAGGCTGAAGCAGGTATGGGCTGGGCTCACGCTTCCGGGGGCCGGTGCCAGAGCTGGTGGTCCTGCCTCGGCCCAGGAGTGACGCCCCGTGTCCCCCAGGACAACCGCAGCCTGAAGGAGCAGAATGACGAGCTCAACGGGCAGATCATCAACCTGAGCATCCAGGGCGCCAAGAACCTCTTCTCCACGGCCTTCTCCGAGTCTCTGGCCGCAGAGATCAGCTCCGTCTCCCGCGATGAGGTAACACCCCACCCCATCGCCTGCGGGTGTCCGCAGTCTGGGCACCTGGCACCGACCCCTGGCTCCTCCCACAGCTCATGGACGCCATCCAGAAGCAGGAGGAGATCAACTTCCGCCTGCAGGACTACATCGACAGGATCATCGTGGCCATCATGGAGACCAACCCGTCCATCCTGGAGGTCAAGTAGTGCCACTTGGCGGGGCTCCAGCACAGCACGCACGCGGCCGAGACCGAGGTCCCTCGCCCACCGTGGAGCACAcagctgggcagggcagggggtgggaggagggatgctGGGGCCGGAGCCCGTGGTGGCTCTGGCCTCTCGCTACGCCCTCCTTTCTGCAGAGAATGAGAGACAGTCTCTCAGGCTGGGGTGAACCCCTCTGTGACCTCTCCCACGCTTCCTGCCTTGTCAgggaagaaaggaatgaaatgggTCCCCGCCAGGCACCCTGACCTGGTGCCGTCCAAGTCTCAGCCGCTCCTGGATGGCATAGAAGCCCCAGGACCCTGGCGCCAGAcatggtggggcagggggaggacaaGCAGGAGAGGCCAGTGTGTGTCAGGGTCTGGCCAGGAGCtgcagggccccccccccccagctttcCTGGAGCTGCTCAGGCTGGCACCCAACCAGAAGGGGCCCCTTGGTCCAGATTCAGGCCCAGGGGCCTCTGGCCATGGGCCTGTGCTCACGGCCAGCCCCTCGCTGCAGTAACCCTGGGCGCTGACCCTCCTGTGACTTGAGAGTCATGGCGTAGAATGTGCTATCTGCATCGGGTGGGTGTTGCTGTTCCCCTCTGACTCTGGGGGTTCAGGCAGGGCTGTGGCTCCCAGGGGTGTGTCCTCTCCTCCCTGTGCGGATCTCCGCTGGCCCGAGGAAACCAAATGTCTGGAACCAGTTTCCTCTGGGAGTCTGAGGTCTTTAGGAGTCGTCCTGTCTCCACAAGGTGCACTTTGCAGCAGGCTGGGGCGGGCAGGCTCTCACAAGTACACAGTTCAAGGCCTTCCTGGTGGCTTGGGGCTCCTTCAAGGAAGCCCCTGCCCGGCACCTGCACTGCCAGGAGCAGCAGCATCACCCACAGGGGCTGCTGGGCCTGCCCCCCGAGCCTGAGCGCCAGCCAGGAGCCTCCGGGTGCTCCCAGGTGGGCCAAGACCCTGCACACAGGCGGGCCACTGCTGTGTGCGAGCACATacgtgagggtgtgtgtgtgcgtgcgtgcgtgagCGAGCGTGTGTGTGGCTCTGTGTCCCTCCACCCTCCACGTGGCCCACCTTCTACACTAAGATTTAAGATGTTGCCTCGTATTGTATATTTTGGGGAAAGCTTTGGGTGTAAATCAATGTAAACTTGGAGGAGAGATTTTTCTATCGTGTAGAGtaggtattttttatagattGAAGGTTGATCAATTTTTTAATACTTCTAAGAGAGAAAACTATCTGTGTATAcacatgaaatatatatatgtacgatAATAAACACTGGAACTCTGCTCCCCGCCCTGCTGTGCCCCGCCACACAGACTGGGTCTGTTTCTGTGAACACAAGCTGCTCTGAGACCTTCACGCAGACGCTGGGCACTGGCTGGCACGCTGACCCTGTTTTCACCCCTCGAGAAAGATCTCCAGGCCAAGCTACAGTGGCCTGGATGACGTAGGAGCATGAGGCCAGGGGACCCAGCACCGATGAAAGTTGGTGCTGCATCTGAGGGGGCTGAGGGGCGGGCCAGGAGCTCCCCATGGCGTCGTCTGGGCTTGGACAGCAGGAGGCCTTCTGGTCCAGCCAACCCCTCCCAGAGGCGGCAGGATTCCCCCTCCCGGCTGGGCCCACAGGGGAGTCCAACTGGAGATGCTCCTGGGGCGGGGCGACGTGGTGGGGCCCCAGGGCCACATGTTCATGGTAGGACACAGCCCCCAAGTGCAACCTGGCTGCTGACATGGTGCTGAGGGCCAGCCAGGCAGAAGTGGGTAGGGGCAGACAGAGAGTACCCAAAGGAAGACACAGGAAAGGCAAAGGCACCATGGGATTGGGCAGGAAAGGCCTGGCAGGGAAGCCAGGGAAAGAGAGCTCAGGTGCGCCACTGCAGTCATGGGGATGCCACCAAGGAGCTTCTAAGGGTGAGTGACCAAATCTCACTTGAAGGGGGGCTGTTAGCTAGAAGTCCCCCAAACTTGATTCCCTGGCCCAGGCATCTCCCACCCCCTTGCACTGAGCTACCTGCGTACcagacacagatggagaaactgaggccccaccCGACCACCCAGTGGGGCAGAGAAGGGCTTGAGCCCAGGTCTGCTGCCCA contains these protein-coding regions:
- the RAB11FIP3 gene encoding rab11 family-interacting protein 3 isoform X1 gives rise to the protein MGSESTYSECETFTDEDTGTLVPPECLDATEEPSHGALLLLPGRSHLHSQSVVTVIGGEEHFEDYGEGSETELSPETLCNGEHGCRDPIFLTPSADPLAAKLHSILTDEAFEFYCSQCHKQINRLEDLSARLNDLEKNSPSKRLSSKKVARHLHQSGALTMEALQDPPPDPVEGMEEDIADKVVFLEKRVSELEKDTAANGEQHSRLRQENLQLVHRANALEEQLKEQELRACEMVLEETRKQKELLCKMEREKSIEIENLQARLQQLDEENSELRSCTPCLKASIERLEEEKQKLLDEIEELSLRLSEEQENRRKLGDRLSHERHQFQRDKEATQELIEDLRKQLEHLQLFKLEAEQRRGRSSSAGLQEYNSRTRESELEQEVRRLKQDNRSLKEQNDELNGQIINLSIQGAKNLFSTAFSESLAAEISSVSRDELMDAIQKQEEINFRLQDYIDRIIVAIMETNPSILEVK
- the RAB11FIP3 gene encoding rab11 family-interacting protein 3 isoform X3, which encodes MGSESTYSECETFTDEDTGTLVPPECLDATEEPSHGALLLLPGRSHLHSQSVVTVIGGEEHFEDYGEGSETELSPETLCNGEHGCRDPIFLTPSPSKRLSSKKVARHLHQSGALTMEALQDPPPDPVEGMEEDIADKVVFLEKRVSELEKDTAANGEQHSRLRQENLQLVHRANALEEQLKEQELRACEMVLEETRKQKELLCKMEREKSIEIENLQARLQQLDEENSELRSCTPCLKASIERLEEEKQKLLDEIEELSLRLSEEQENRRKLGDRLSHERHQFQRDKEATQELIEDLRKQLEHLQLFKLEAEQRRGRSSSAGLQEYNSRTRESELEQEVRRLKQDNRSLKEQNDELNGQIINLSIQGAKNLFSTAFSESLAAEISSVSRDELMDAIQKQEEINFRLQDYIDRIIVAIMETNPSILEVK